In Streptomyces erythrochromogenes, the DNA window CCGGCTGTTCCGGGGCGAAGAGGTGCAGGTACCACTCGCCGTCCGCGACCCGGGTCCAGGCCGGGCCGCCGAAGATCGACTCCCAGTCGTTCGGCGGGAGGCTCCCGTCCGTTCCCCGCCCCCGGCGGAAGAGGTAGCGCTCCCGGGCCCCCGGCTCCCCGGCGAGCGCGGCCCGGAACCACGGGTGCTGCTCGGAGGTGTGGTTCGGCACGACGTCCACGATGACCCGCAGCCCGAGCCCGTGCGCGGCCCGGACGAGCTCGTCGGCGTCGGCGAGGTCGCCGAAGAGCGGGTCGACGGCCCGGTAGTCGGCGACGTCGTAGCCGCCGTCCGCCTGCGGGGAGACGTAGAAGGGGGTGAGCCAGACGGCGTCGACCCCGAGGCGGGCGAGGTGGGGGAGGCGGGAGCGGACGCCGCGCAGATCGCCGATCCCGTCGCCGTCGCTGTCGGCGAAGGAGCGTACGTACACCTGGTAGATGACGGCATCGCGCCACCAGTCACCGCTTGCGGTCGTGGTGTTGCTGTAAGCGCTTGCAAGGCCGACGGCCGTCGACTCGTGGGTCATATCGGGGTCAACGCCGCGAGATGCCCCCTGGTTGCGGGCCCGGGCAGTCGAAGACGACTCGAACTAACAGCAAGCTGCGGCAACCGTACGGACACACGGATGTAACGATCCCCTCCGCTTGCAGAAAGTTTGCGCAAGGCCTTTCGGTCCTCTTTCAGTCTTGTTACGTTCCTGGCAACTCGGGACCGCGAGGGCGCGGCCGGGATCATCGAAGGAGTTCATATGCGGCGTGGCATAGCGGCCACCGCGCTGGTCGCGGCCCTGGCGCTCGCGGCGACGGCTTGCGGCGGTGAAGACAAGGGCGACGGCGGGACCGACGCCGGCGGCGAGCTTTCCGGCACGGTCACGTGGTGGGACACCGCGAACGACGCCGAGAAGGCCAGCTTCCAGAAGATCGCCGAGGCGTTCACCGCGAAGCACCCGAAGGTGACCGTCAAGTACGTCAACGTCCCGTACGGCGACGCGCAGAACAAGGTCAAGAACGCCTTCAGCAGCGGTTCCGACGCGCCTGACGTCATCCGCGCCGACGTCGGCTGGGTCGCGGACTTCGCCTCCCTCGGCTACCTCGACGAGGTCCCGGCGGACATGGCGAAGAAGGTCGACAGCGAGTTCCTGCCGCAGGCTGCGGCCAGCGGCAAGTACGAGGGCAAGACCTACGCCGTGCCGCAGGTCATCGACACCCTCGGCCTCTTCTACAACAAGAAGATGCTCGCCGACGCCGGCGTCCAGCCCCCCAAGACGCTGGCCGAGCTGAAGACCGCCGCCGAGGCGATCAAGGCGAAGACCGGCAAGGCCGCTCTCTACCTGCGCGGCGACGACTCCTACTGGTTCCTCCCGCTGATCTACGGCGAGGGCGGCGACCTCGTCGACGCGAAGAACAAGACGGTCACCGTCGACAACGAGGCGGGCGTCAAGGCCTTCAAGACCGCCCGCGACCTGGTCGCCTCGGGTGCGGCGATCACCAACGCCACCGACGGCTACGCCAACATGCAGACGGCCTTCAAGACCGGCGAGGCCGCCATGATGATCAACGGTCCGTGGGCCGTCGCCGACACCTACGCCGGCGACCAGTTCAAGGACAAGGCCAACCTCGGCATCGCCGCCGTCCCGGCCGGCTCGGCCAAGGCCGGTGCCCCGCAGGGCGGCCACGACCTCGGCGTCTACGCCGGCTCGAAGAACCGCGCCGCCGCGCACGCCTTCGTCGAGTACATGACCTCGCAGGAGGTCCAGGTCCAGTCCGCCAAGGAGCTGAGCCTGCTGCCGACCCGTACCGCCGCCTACGAGCAGCCGGACGTCAAGAGCAGCGAGATGGTCGCGTTCTTCAAGCCGGCCGTGGACAAGGCCGTCGAGCGCGCCTGGATCCCGGAGAACGGCTCCCTCTTCGAGCCGCTGAAGGTCGAATACACCAAGGCGATCACCGGAGCGTCGAGCCCGGAGGACGCGGCCAAGGCGGCCGGCATCGAGTTCCGCAAGATCCTCAAGGGCTGGAAGTAACGAAACGATGGCTGCTGACACCAGCCAGTCTGTGGTGAAGGCCGCGGACGACGGAGTCGGGAACGACTCCGCCGTCCGCGGCCGGAGCCGCTGGACTGACAGCGGGAACACAGGGAACACCCGGAACACCCGGAACGCAGGTGGCCTGAGGCGCGCCCTCGCCACCCACTGGTACGCCTGGGCCATGGTCGCCCCGGTGGTGCTCGTCCTCGGCGTGATCATCGGCTGGCCGCTGGTGCGCGGCGTCTACCTGTCGCTGACCGACGCCAACGAGCGCAACGTCGCCCGTGACATCGGCGCCCGCCACATCGACGCCACGTACGAGTTCATCGGACTCGACAACTACACGGCGGTGCTCGGCGACCCGGTGTTCCTGCAGCGGCTGGTGTGGACGGTGGTCTGGACCGTCGCGTGCGTGTCCATCACGTTCGTACTCGGACTGACCCTCGCCAACATGCTGAACCGGCAGTTCCGGGGCCGCGCCGCCTACCGGATGGCGCTCATCCTGCCCTGGGCCGTGCCCGGCTTCGTCTCCGTCTTCGCCTGGCGGTTCCTCTTCAACCGCGACAACGGCATCCTCAACAAGGTCCTCGACGGCGGCGGCATCGCCGCCGTGCCGTGGCTCGACGACCCGACCTGGGCCAAGTTCTCGGTCATCGCCGTCAACGTCTGGCTGGGCATCCCCTTCATGATGGTCGCCCTCCTCGGCGGCCTGCAGTCCATCCCCGGCGAGCTCTACGAAGCCGCCGAGATGGACGGCGCCAGCGCCTGGCAGCGCTTCCGCCACATCACGATGCCCGGGCTGCGCACGGTCAGCATGACGGTGATCCTGCTCTCCACCATCTGGACCTTCAACATGTTCCCGGTGATCTTCCTGCTCACGCGGGGCGGACCGGGAGACTCCACCGAAATCCTGGTGACCCAGGCCTTCCGGGAGGCCTTCATCACGAGCCCGCGCGACTTCGCCGTCTCCGCGACGTGGGGCGTACTGATCCTCCTGCTGCTCATGATCTTCGCGCTGGTCTACCGGCGCTCGCTGCGCAAGCAGGGAGAGGTGTGGTGACCATGACCAGCACGCGTACCCGGGGCAGCCGTTCCCCGCTCGCCTCCGTCGGCCTGCACGCGACCCTCGTCGTCGCGTCCGTCATCGCCGTCTTCCCGGTCCTGTGGATCCTGCTGACCTCGCTCAAGCCCGCGCAGCACGCGATCACCACGGACTTCGTCAAGGAACCCACGCTCAGCAACTACACGTACCTGCTGGAGTCGAGCCACTTCCTCGACTGGTTCCTCAACTCCGTCCTGGTCGCCGGCGTCACCACCGTCCTCGGTGTCTTCATCGCCGCCACCACCGGATACGCGGTCAGCCGGTTCAAGTTCCCCGGCATGAAGCCGCTGATGTGGACCCTGCTCATCACGCAGATGTTCCCGATGGCCATCCTGATCGTCCCGCTCTACAACCTGATGGGACAGCTCGGGCTGCTCAACCAGCCCGTCGGCCTGATCATCACGTACCTCACCATCGCCGTGCCGTTCTGCGCATGGATGATGAAGGGCTTCTTCGACACCATCCCGGTGGAGATCGACGAATCCGGCCGCGTCGACGGACTCAACCCCTTCGGCACCTTCTGGCGGCTGATCCTCCCGCTCGCCAAGCCCGGCCTCGCCGTCACCGGCTTCTACGCCTTCATCACCGCCTGGGGCGAGGTCGCGTACGCCTCCGCCTTCATGGTCGGCGACGAGAACCTGACCCTGGCCGGCGGCCTCCAGACCTTCGTCACCCAGTACACCTCCAACTGGGGTGCGATGAGCGCCGCCTCGGTCCTCATCGCCATCCCCGCGGCGATCTTCTTCGTTTTCGCCCAGCGTCACCTCGTCGCCGGGATGACGGCAGGCGCCACCAAGGGCTGACCACCCGAGCCTGCCGTTCCCCTTCCGGCCCGATCTCTCCAAGGACGACATGACCCAGCACCTCGCCGACGCACTTCCCACCACCACCGGCACCACGCCCGGCTGGTGGAGAGACGCGGTGATCTACCAGGTCTATCCGCGCAGCTTCGCCGACTCCAACGGGGACGGCATGGGGGACCTCGAAGGCATCCGCAGCCGCCTGCCCTACCTCAAGGAGCTGGGCGTCGACGCCGTCTGGCTCAGCCCCTTCTACGCCTCCCCGCAGGCCGACGCCGGCTACGACGTCGCCGACTACCGGGCCATCGACCCCATGTTCGGCACCCTGCACGACGCCGACGCCGTGATCCGCGAGGCGCACGGCCTGGGCCTGCGCATCATCGTCGACCTCGTCCCGAACCACTGTTCCGACCAGCACGAATGGTTCAAGCAGGCGCTGCGCGAAGGCCCCGGTTCCCGGCTGCGGGAGCGCTTCCACTTCCGTCCCGGCAAGGGCGAGGACGGCGAACTGCCGCCCAACGACTGGGAGTCGATCTTCGGCGGCCCGGCCTGGACCCGGGTCGCGGACGGCGAGTGGTACCTGCACCTCTTCGCGCCCGAGCAGCCCGACTTCAACTGGGACCACCCGGCCGTCAGGGACGAGTTCCGCTCCATCCTGCGCTTCTGGCTCGACCTCGGCGCCGACGGCTTCCGCGTCGACGTCGCCCACGGCCTGGTCAAGGCCCCCGGCCTGCCGGACCTCGGCGCCCGGGACCAGCTCAAGCTGCTCGGCAACGACGTCATGCCCTTCTTCGACCAGGACGGCGTCCACGAGATATACCGCTCCTGGCGCCGCATCCTCGACGAGTACGAGGGCGACCGCGTCCTGGTCGCCGAGGCCTGGACCCCCACCGTCGAGCGCACCGCCCGCTACGTCCGCCCCGACGAGATGCAGCAGGCGTTCAACTTCCAGTACCTGACCAGCGACTGGGAGGCGACCGCGCTCCGCGAGGTCATCGACGGCTCGCTGGCCGCGATGCGCCCCGTCGGCGCCCCCACCACCTGGGTGCTGTCCAACCACGACGTCACCCGGCACGCCACCCGCTTCGCCAACCCCGCCGGCCTCGGCACCCAGCTGCGCGAGCCCGGAGACCGCGAGCTCGGTCTGCGGCGGGCCCGCGCGGCGAGCCTGCTGATGCTGGCGCTGCCCGGTTCGGCGTACGTCTACCAGGGCGAGGAGCTCGGCCTGCCCGACGTCACCGACCTGCCCGACGAGGTCCGCCAGGACCCGTCGTTCTTCCGGGCGGCGGGGCAGGACGGCTTCCGCGACGGCTGCCGGGTCCCCATCCCGTGGTCGGGCACCGAGGCCCCGTACGGCTTCGGCACCGGCGGCAGCTGGCTCCCGCAGCCCGACTCCTGGGCGGAGCTGAGCGTGGAGGCGCAGACCGGCGACCCGTCCTCCACCCTGGAGCTGTACCGGGCCGCCCTGCGGCTGCGCCGCGAGCGCCCGGACCTGGGCGCGGGCGAGTCCGTGGACTGGCAGGAGGCACCGGAGGGCGTGCTGGTCTTCCGGCGCGGGGACTTCCTGTGCACCGCCAACACCACGGGTGCGGCGGTACGGCTCCCCGTCACCGGCGAGGTGCTGCTGTCCAGCGGTGCGACGGTCGAGGACGGCGTGCTGCCGGCCGACACCACGGTGTGGTGGCAGGTGACGGCGGGGTGACCTCCCCCCTCCGGCTGACGGACATCGCCGCGCAGGCCCAGGTCAGCGAGGCGACGGTCAGCCGTGTGCTCAACGGCAAGGCGGGCGTCGCGGCCGGTACCCGGCACAAGGTGCTGGCCGCGATGGACCTGCTCGGCTACGAGCGGCCCGTGCGGCTCAAGCGCCGCAGCAACGGCCTCGTCGGCCTGCTGATCCCGGAGCTCACCAACCCGATCTTCCCGGCGTTCGCGCAGGTCATCGAGCAGGCCCTGGCCGGGCACGGGTACACGCCGGTGCTGTGCACGCAGACGCCCGGCGGGGCCACCGAGGACGAGCTGGTCGAGCAGCTGGAGGAGCGGGGGGTCACCGGCATAGTCTTCCTGTCCGGGCTGCACGCCGATTCCCACGCCGATCCGGCCCGCTACCAGCGCCTCGCCTCCCGCGGGCTGCCGTTCGTGATGATCAACGGCTTCAACGAGCACGTGAACGCCCCCTTCATCTCCCCGGACGACCGCGCGGCCGCCGAGATGGCCGTACGGCACCTGCAGGACCTCGGGCACGAACGCATCGGGCTGGCCATCGGGCCGACCCGGTACGTGCCCTCGGCCCGCAAGGAGCAGGGCTTCCGGTCCGTCGTGCCGGACGCGGAGGTCGAGGGGCGGATCCAGCGCACCCTCTTCACGGTCGAGGGCGGCCACGCCGCGGGCGGCGCCCTCCTCGACCGCGGCTGCACGGGCATCGTGTGCGGCAGCGACCCGATGGCGCTCGGGGTGATACGGGCCGTGCGTGAACGGGGTCTGCGGGTACCGCAGGACGTGTCGGTCGTCGGCTTCGACGACTCGCCGCTGATCGCGTTCACGGACCCGCCGCTCACGACCGTCCGCCAGCCGGTACGGGCGATGGCGACGGCGGCGGTGGGCGCCCTCCTGGAGGCGGTGTCCGGAACCCCGGTCCAGCGCACGGAGTACGTCTTCCAGCCGGAACTGGTGGTGCGAGGGTCGACGGGGCAGGTGCCTTAGGGGCGGGGCGGGGTTCCAGCCCCCTCGGCCCCCAAGGCGGGCCGGTGGTTGCCCACCCACCTCCAGGGCCGTGACCTCCCCGGCCGGGAGCGCGAGCCGACGAGCGCGGTGAGGCCGCGGGGCTTTCGGCGGACCGGGATCGCAAGCGTGCGGGGCGGTGCGGGTCGGCGGTGTTTCGGCGGGGCGGGATCAGGGATGTGCTGGGGGT includes these proteins:
- a CDS encoding carbohydrate ABC transporter permease, whose amino-acid sequence is MAADTSQSVVKAADDGVGNDSAVRGRSRWTDSGNTGNTRNTRNAGGLRRALATHWYAWAMVAPVVLVLGVIIGWPLVRGVYLSLTDANERNVARDIGARHIDATYEFIGLDNYTAVLGDPVFLQRLVWTVVWTVACVSITFVLGLTLANMLNRQFRGRAAYRMALILPWAVPGFVSVFAWRFLFNRDNGILNKVLDGGGIAAVPWLDDPTWAKFSVIAVNVWLGIPFMMVALLGGLQSIPGELYEAAEMDGASAWQRFRHITMPGLRTVSMTVILLSTIWTFNMFPVIFLLTRGGPGDSTEILVTQAFREAFITSPRDFAVSATWGVLILLLLMIFALVYRRSLRKQGEVW
- a CDS encoding sugar ABC transporter permease, whose product is MTSTRTRGSRSPLASVGLHATLVVASVIAVFPVLWILLTSLKPAQHAITTDFVKEPTLSNYTYLLESSHFLDWFLNSVLVAGVTTVLGVFIAATTGYAVSRFKFPGMKPLMWTLLITQMFPMAILIVPLYNLMGQLGLLNQPVGLIITYLTIAVPFCAWMMKGFFDTIPVEIDESGRVDGLNPFGTFWRLILPLAKPGLAVTGFYAFITAWGEVAYASAFMVGDENLTLAGGLQTFVTQYTSNWGAMSAASVLIAIPAAIFFVFAQRHLVAGMTAGATKG
- a CDS encoding LacI family DNA-binding transcriptional regulator, whose amino-acid sequence is MTSPLRLTDIAAQAQVSEATVSRVLNGKAGVAAGTRHKVLAAMDLLGYERPVRLKRRSNGLVGLLIPELTNPIFPAFAQVIEQALAGHGYTPVLCTQTPGGATEDELVEQLEERGVTGIVFLSGLHADSHADPARYQRLASRGLPFVMINGFNEHVNAPFISPDDRAAAEMAVRHLQDLGHERIGLAIGPTRYVPSARKEQGFRSVVPDAEVEGRIQRTLFTVEGGHAAGGALLDRGCTGIVCGSDPMALGVIRAVRERGLRVPQDVSVVGFDDSPLIAFTDPPLTTVRQPVRAMATAAVGALLEAVSGTPVQRTEYVFQPELVVRGSTGQVP
- a CDS encoding glycoside hydrolase family 13 protein, which codes for MTQHLADALPTTTGTTPGWWRDAVIYQVYPRSFADSNGDGMGDLEGIRSRLPYLKELGVDAVWLSPFYASPQADAGYDVADYRAIDPMFGTLHDADAVIREAHGLGLRIIVDLVPNHCSDQHEWFKQALREGPGSRLRERFHFRPGKGEDGELPPNDWESIFGGPAWTRVADGEWYLHLFAPEQPDFNWDHPAVRDEFRSILRFWLDLGADGFRVDVAHGLVKAPGLPDLGARDQLKLLGNDVMPFFDQDGVHEIYRSWRRILDEYEGDRVLVAEAWTPTVERTARYVRPDEMQQAFNFQYLTSDWEATALREVIDGSLAAMRPVGAPTTWVLSNHDVTRHATRFANPAGLGTQLREPGDRELGLRRARAASLLMLALPGSAYVYQGEELGLPDVTDLPDEVRQDPSFFRAAGQDGFRDGCRVPIPWSGTEAPYGFGTGGSWLPQPDSWAELSVEAQTGDPSSTLELYRAALRLRRERPDLGAGESVDWQEAPEGVLVFRRGDFLCTANTTGAAVRLPVTGEVLLSSGATVEDGVLPADTTVWWQVTAG
- a CDS encoding extracellular solute-binding protein yields the protein MRRGIAATALVAALALAATACGGEDKGDGGTDAGGELSGTVTWWDTANDAEKASFQKIAEAFTAKHPKVTVKYVNVPYGDAQNKVKNAFSSGSDAPDVIRADVGWVADFASLGYLDEVPADMAKKVDSEFLPQAAASGKYEGKTYAVPQVIDTLGLFYNKKMLADAGVQPPKTLAELKTAAEAIKAKTGKAALYLRGDDSYWFLPLIYGEGGDLVDAKNKTVTVDNEAGVKAFKTARDLVASGAAITNATDGYANMQTAFKTGEAAMMINGPWAVADTYAGDQFKDKANLGIAAVPAGSAKAGAPQGGHDLGVYAGSKNRAAAHAFVEYMTSQEVQVQSAKELSLLPTRTAAYEQPDVKSSEMVAFFKPAVDKAVERAWIPENGSLFEPLKVEYTKAITGASSPEDAAKAAGIEFRKILKGWK